One segment of Tenrec ecaudatus isolate mTenEca1 chromosome 1, mTenEca1.hap1, whole genome shotgun sequence DNA contains the following:
- the EVI5L gene encoding EVI5-like protein isoform X1, protein METHSAQSCDTAPSRLTFLPTMASPTLSPDSSSHEALSAPTCSPTSDSENLSPDELELLAKLEEQNRLLEADSKSMRSMSGSRRNSGSSLVSSSSASSNLSHLEEDTWILWGRIANEWEEWRRRKEKLLKELIRKGIPHHFRAIVWQLLCSATDMPVKHQYSELLKMSSPCEKLIRRDIARTYPEHEFFKGQDSLGQEVLFNVMKAYSLVDREVGYCQGSAFIVGLLLMQMPEEEAFCVFVRLMQEYRLRELFKPSMAELGLCIYQFEYMLQEQLPDLNTHFRSQSFHTSMYASSWFLTLFLTTFPLPVATRVFDIFMYEGLEVVFRVGLALLQVNQMELMQLDMEGMSQYFQRVIPHQFDSCPDKLILKAYQVKYNPKKMKRLEKEYAAMKSKEMEEQIEIKRLRTENRLLKQRIETLEKESAALADRLIQGQVTRAQEAEENYVIKRELAVVRQQCSSATEDLQKAQSTIRQLQEQQENPRLTEDFVTHLETELEQSRLRETETLGALREMQDKVLDMEKRNSSLPDENNVARLQEELKALKVREGEAVAAARELKLQLQELSDTWQAHLSRGGRWKESPRKLVLGELQDELMSVRLREAQALADGRELRQRVVELETQDHIHRNLLNRMEVERTGLQEKLQYLGAQNKGLQTQLSESRRKQAEAECKSKEEVMAVRLREADSMAAVAEMRQRIAELEIQREEGRIQGQLNHSDSSQYIRELKDQIEELKTEVRLLKGPPPFEDPLAFDGLSLARHLDEDSLPSSDEELLGVGVGAALQDALYPLSPRDARFFRRLERPAKDSEGSSDSDADELAQPYSQGLEN, encoded by the exons AGCTGTGACACTGCCCCCTCACGGCTAACGTTCCTGCCCACCATGGCGAGCCCCACGCTGAGCCCCGACTCCTCATCCCATGAGGCCCTATCGGCCCCCACGTGCTCCCCCACCTCTGACTCCGAGAACCTCAGCCCTGATGAGCTGGAGCTGCTGGCCAAGCTCGAAGAACAGAACCG GCTCCTGGAGGCCGACTCCAAGTCCATGCGCTCCATGAGCGGCTCCCGGCGCAACAGCGGCTCCTCGCTGGTGTCCAGCTCCTCGGCCTCCTCcaacctgagccacctggaagagGACACGTGGATCCTGTGGGGCCGCATCGCCAACGAGTGGGAGGAGTGGCGGCGCCGTAAGGAGAAGCTGCTCAAg GAACTGATCCGCAAGGGCATCCCACACCACTTCCGGGCCATCGTGTGGCAGCTGCTGTGTAGCGCCACCGACATGCCAGTCAAGCACCAGTACTCAGAACTGCTGAAGATGTCATCGCCCTGCGAGAAGCTGATCCGCAGGGACATTGCACGCACCTACCCGGAGCACGAGTTCTTCAAGGGCCAGGACAGCCTGGGCCAGGAGGTCCTCTTCAACGTCATGAAG GCGTACTCCCTGGTGGACCGCGAGGTGGGCTACTGCCAGGGCAGCGCCTTCATCGTGGGCCTCCTCCTCATGCAG ATGCCTGAGGAGGAGGCCTTCTGCGTGTTTGTTCGGCTCATGCAGGAGTACCGGCTGCGGGAGCTCTTCAAGCCCAGCATGGCCGAGTTGGGCCTCTGCATCTACCAGTTCGAGTATATGCTGCAG gagcagctccctGACTTGAACACCCACTTCCGCTCCCAGAGCTTCCACACGTCCATGTACGCCTCGTCCTGGTTCCTCACACTTTTCCTGACCACCTTCCCACTGCCCGTGGCCACCCGAGTCTTTGATATCTTCATGTACGAG GGGCTGGAGGTCGTGTTCCGGGTGGGCCTGGCCCTGCTGCAGGTGAACCAGATGGAGCTGATGCAGCTAGACATGGAAGGGATGTCCCAG TACTTCCAGAGGGTGATCCCCCACCAGTTTGACAGCTGCCCCGACAAGCTGATCCTCAAGGCCTATCAGGTCAAGTACAACCCCAAGAAAATGAAGAG GCTGGAGAAGGAGTACGCCGCCATGAAGAGCAAGGAGATGGAGGAGCAGATTGAGATCAAA aggcTTCGGACAGAGAACCGGCTCCTGAAACAGCGGATCGAGACCCTGGAGAAG GAGAGCGCCGCTCTGGCTGATAGGTTAATCCAG GGGCAGGTGACACGGGCGCAGGAGGCTGAGGAGAATTACGTCATCAAGCGGGAGCTGGCGGTGGTGCGGCAGCAGTGCAGCTCGGCCACCGAGGACCTGCAGAAGGCACAGAGCACCATCCGGCAGCTGCAGGAGCAGCAG GAGAACCCGCGCCTCACCGAGGACTTCGTGACGCACCTGGAGACGGAGTTGGAACAGTCACGGCTGCGGGAGACGGAAACGCTGGGGGCGCTGCGGGAGATGCAGGACAAGGTCCTGGACATGGAGAAG AGGAACAGCTCGCTGCCGGACGAGAACAACGTGGCCCGGCTGCAGGAGGAGCTGAAGGCGCTCAAGGTGCGGGAGGGCGAGGCGGTGGCGGCCGCCAGGGAGCTGAAGCTGCAGTTGCAGGAGCTGTCTGACACCTGGCAG GCCCACCTGTCCCGCGGAGGCCGCTGGAAGGAGTCCCCACGGAAGCTGGTCCTGGGCGAGCTGCAGGACGAGCTGATGAGCGTGCGTCTGCGCGAGGCCCAGGCTCTGGCCGACGGCCGTGAGCTGCGGCAGCGTGTggtggagctggagacacag GACCACATCCACCGTAACCTGCTGAACCGCATGGAGGTGGAGCGCACGGGGCTGCAGGAAAAACTGCAGTACTTGGGGGCCCAGAACAAGGGGCTTCAGACCCAGCTCAGCGAAAGCCGCCGCAAGCAGGCCGAGGCCGAGTGCAAG aGCAAGGAGGAGGTGATGGCCGTGCGCCTGCGGGAGGCAGACAGCATGGCAGCAGTAGCGGAAATGAGGCAACGCATCGCCGAGCTAGAGATCCAG AGGGAGGAGGGCCGCATCCAGGGCCAGCTGAACCACTCCGACTCCTCGCAGTACATCCGCGAACTCAAGGACCAGATCGAGGAGCTGAAGACGGAG GTGCGGCTGCTGAAGGGCCCGCCACCCTTCGAGGACCCACTGGCCTTCGATGGGCTGAGCCTGGCGCGGCACCTGGACGAAGACTCGCTGCCCTCGTCGGATGAGGAGCTGCTGGGCGTGGGCGTGGGCGCGGCGCTGCAGGACGCGCTCTACCCGCTGTCCCCGCGCGACGCGCGCTTCTTCCGCCGTCTGGAGCGGCCGGCCAAGGACAGCGAGGGCAGCTCGGACAGCGACGCTGATGAGCTAGCCCAGCCCTACAGCCAGGGCCTGGAGAACTGA
- the EVI5L gene encoding EVI5-like protein isoform X4 — protein sequence MRSMSGSRRNSGSSLVSSSSASSNLSHLEEDTWILWGRIANEWEEWRRRKEKLLKELIRKGIPHHFRAIVWQLLCSATDMPVKHQYSELLKMSSPCEKLIRRDIARTYPEHEFFKGQDSLGQEVLFNVMKAYSLVDREVGYCQGSAFIVGLLLMQMPEEEAFCVFVRLMQEYRLRELFKPSMAELGLCIYQFEYMLQEQLPDLNTHFRSQSFHTSMYASSWFLTLFLTTFPLPVATRVFDIFMYEGLEVVFRVGLALLQVNQMELMQLDMEGMSQYFQRVIPHQFDSCPDKLILKAYQVKYNPKKMKRLEKEYAAMKSKEMEEQIEIKRLRTENRLLKQRIETLEKESAALADRLIQGQVTRAQEAEENYVIKRELAVVRQQCSSATEDLQKAQSTIRQLQEQQENPRLTEDFVTHLETELEQSRLRETETLGALREMQDKVLDMEKRNSSLPDENNVARLQEELKALKVREGEAVAAARELKLQLQELSDTWQAHLSRGGRWKESPRKLVLGELQDELMSVRLREAQALADGRELRQRVVELETQDHIHRNLLNRMEVERTGLQEKLQYLGAQNKGLQTQLSESRRKQAEAECKSKEEVMAVRLREADSMAAVAEMRQRIAELEIQREEGRIQGQLNHSDSSQYIRELKDQIEELKTEVRLLKGPPPFEDPLAFDGLSLARHLDEDSLPSSDEELLGVGVGAALQDALYPLSPRDARFFRRLERPAKDSEGSSDSDADELAQPYSQGLEN from the exons ATGCGCTCCATGAGCGGCTCCCGGCGCAACAGCGGCTCCTCGCTGGTGTCCAGCTCCTCGGCCTCCTCcaacctgagccacctggaagagGACACGTGGATCCTGTGGGGCCGCATCGCCAACGAGTGGGAGGAGTGGCGGCGCCGTAAGGAGAAGCTGCTCAAg GAACTGATCCGCAAGGGCATCCCACACCACTTCCGGGCCATCGTGTGGCAGCTGCTGTGTAGCGCCACCGACATGCCAGTCAAGCACCAGTACTCAGAACTGCTGAAGATGTCATCGCCCTGCGAGAAGCTGATCCGCAGGGACATTGCACGCACCTACCCGGAGCACGAGTTCTTCAAGGGCCAGGACAGCCTGGGCCAGGAGGTCCTCTTCAACGTCATGAAG GCGTACTCCCTGGTGGACCGCGAGGTGGGCTACTGCCAGGGCAGCGCCTTCATCGTGGGCCTCCTCCTCATGCAG ATGCCTGAGGAGGAGGCCTTCTGCGTGTTTGTTCGGCTCATGCAGGAGTACCGGCTGCGGGAGCTCTTCAAGCCCAGCATGGCCGAGTTGGGCCTCTGCATCTACCAGTTCGAGTATATGCTGCAG gagcagctccctGACTTGAACACCCACTTCCGCTCCCAGAGCTTCCACACGTCCATGTACGCCTCGTCCTGGTTCCTCACACTTTTCCTGACCACCTTCCCACTGCCCGTGGCCACCCGAGTCTTTGATATCTTCATGTACGAG GGGCTGGAGGTCGTGTTCCGGGTGGGCCTGGCCCTGCTGCAGGTGAACCAGATGGAGCTGATGCAGCTAGACATGGAAGGGATGTCCCAG TACTTCCAGAGGGTGATCCCCCACCAGTTTGACAGCTGCCCCGACAAGCTGATCCTCAAGGCCTATCAGGTCAAGTACAACCCCAAGAAAATGAAGAG GCTGGAGAAGGAGTACGCCGCCATGAAGAGCAAGGAGATGGAGGAGCAGATTGAGATCAAA aggcTTCGGACAGAGAACCGGCTCCTGAAACAGCGGATCGAGACCCTGGAGAAG GAGAGCGCCGCTCTGGCTGATAGGTTAATCCAG GGGCAGGTGACACGGGCGCAGGAGGCTGAGGAGAATTACGTCATCAAGCGGGAGCTGGCGGTGGTGCGGCAGCAGTGCAGCTCGGCCACCGAGGACCTGCAGAAGGCACAGAGCACCATCCGGCAGCTGCAGGAGCAGCAG GAGAACCCGCGCCTCACCGAGGACTTCGTGACGCACCTGGAGACGGAGTTGGAACAGTCACGGCTGCGGGAGACGGAAACGCTGGGGGCGCTGCGGGAGATGCAGGACAAGGTCCTGGACATGGAGAAG AGGAACAGCTCGCTGCCGGACGAGAACAACGTGGCCCGGCTGCAGGAGGAGCTGAAGGCGCTCAAGGTGCGGGAGGGCGAGGCGGTGGCGGCCGCCAGGGAGCTGAAGCTGCAGTTGCAGGAGCTGTCTGACACCTGGCAG GCCCACCTGTCCCGCGGAGGCCGCTGGAAGGAGTCCCCACGGAAGCTGGTCCTGGGCGAGCTGCAGGACGAGCTGATGAGCGTGCGTCTGCGCGAGGCCCAGGCTCTGGCCGACGGCCGTGAGCTGCGGCAGCGTGTggtggagctggagacacag GACCACATCCACCGTAACCTGCTGAACCGCATGGAGGTGGAGCGCACGGGGCTGCAGGAAAAACTGCAGTACTTGGGGGCCCAGAACAAGGGGCTTCAGACCCAGCTCAGCGAAAGCCGCCGCAAGCAGGCCGAGGCCGAGTGCAAG aGCAAGGAGGAGGTGATGGCCGTGCGCCTGCGGGAGGCAGACAGCATGGCAGCAGTAGCGGAAATGAGGCAACGCATCGCCGAGCTAGAGATCCAG AGGGAGGAGGGCCGCATCCAGGGCCAGCTGAACCACTCCGACTCCTCGCAGTACATCCGCGAACTCAAGGACCAGATCGAGGAGCTGAAGACGGAG GTGCGGCTGCTGAAGGGCCCGCCACCCTTCGAGGACCCACTGGCCTTCGATGGGCTGAGCCTGGCGCGGCACCTGGACGAAGACTCGCTGCCCTCGTCGGATGAGGAGCTGCTGGGCGTGGGCGTGGGCGCGGCGCTGCAGGACGCGCTCTACCCGCTGTCCCCGCGCGACGCGCGCTTCTTCCGCCGTCTGGAGCGGCCGGCCAAGGACAGCGAGGGCAGCTCGGACAGCGACGCTGATGAGCTAGCCCAGCCCTACAGCCAGGGCCTGGAGAACTGA
- the EVI5L gene encoding EVI5-like protein isoform X3, whose translation MASPTLSPDSSSHEALSAPTCSPTSDSENLSPDELELLAKLEEQNRLLEADSKSMRSMSGSRRNSGSSLVSSSSASSNLSHLEEDTWILWGRIANEWEEWRRRKEKLLKELIRKGIPHHFRAIVWQLLCSATDMPVKHQYSELLKMSSPCEKLIRRDIARTYPEHEFFKGQDSLGQEVLFNVMKAYSLVDREVGYCQGSAFIVGLLLMQMPEEEAFCVFVRLMQEYRLRELFKPSMAELGLCIYQFEYMLQEQLPDLNTHFRSQSFHTSMYASSWFLTLFLTTFPLPVATRVFDIFMYEGLEVVFRVGLALLQVNQMELMQLDMEGMSQYFQRVIPHQFDSCPDKLILKAYQVKYNPKKMKRLEKEYAAMKSKEMEEQIEIKRLRTENRLLKQRIETLEKESAALADRLIQGQVTRAQEAEENYVIKRELAVVRQQCSSATEDLQKAQSTIRQLQEQQENPRLTEDFVTHLETELEQSRLRETETLGALREMQDKVLDMEKRNSSLPDENNVARLQEELKALKVREGEAVAAARELKLQLQELSDTWQAHLSRGGRWKESPRKLVLGELQDELMSVRLREAQALADGRELRQRVVELETQDHIHRNLLNRMEVERTGLQEKLQYLGAQNKGLQTQLSESRRKQAEAECKSKEEVMAVRLREADSMAAVAEMRQRIAELEIQREEGRIQGQLNHSDSSQYIRELKDQIEELKTEVRLLKGPPPFEDPLAFDGLSLARHLDEDSLPSSDEELLGVGVGAALQDALYPLSPRDARFFRRLERPAKDSEGSSDSDADELAQPYSQGLEN comes from the exons ATGGCGAGCCCCACGCTGAGCCCCGACTCCTCATCCCATGAGGCCCTATCGGCCCCCACGTGCTCCCCCACCTCTGACTCCGAGAACCTCAGCCCTGATGAGCTGGAGCTGCTGGCCAAGCTCGAAGAACAGAACCG GCTCCTGGAGGCCGACTCCAAGTCCATGCGCTCCATGAGCGGCTCCCGGCGCAACAGCGGCTCCTCGCTGGTGTCCAGCTCCTCGGCCTCCTCcaacctgagccacctggaagagGACACGTGGATCCTGTGGGGCCGCATCGCCAACGAGTGGGAGGAGTGGCGGCGCCGTAAGGAGAAGCTGCTCAAg GAACTGATCCGCAAGGGCATCCCACACCACTTCCGGGCCATCGTGTGGCAGCTGCTGTGTAGCGCCACCGACATGCCAGTCAAGCACCAGTACTCAGAACTGCTGAAGATGTCATCGCCCTGCGAGAAGCTGATCCGCAGGGACATTGCACGCACCTACCCGGAGCACGAGTTCTTCAAGGGCCAGGACAGCCTGGGCCAGGAGGTCCTCTTCAACGTCATGAAG GCGTACTCCCTGGTGGACCGCGAGGTGGGCTACTGCCAGGGCAGCGCCTTCATCGTGGGCCTCCTCCTCATGCAG ATGCCTGAGGAGGAGGCCTTCTGCGTGTTTGTTCGGCTCATGCAGGAGTACCGGCTGCGGGAGCTCTTCAAGCCCAGCATGGCCGAGTTGGGCCTCTGCATCTACCAGTTCGAGTATATGCTGCAG gagcagctccctGACTTGAACACCCACTTCCGCTCCCAGAGCTTCCACACGTCCATGTACGCCTCGTCCTGGTTCCTCACACTTTTCCTGACCACCTTCCCACTGCCCGTGGCCACCCGAGTCTTTGATATCTTCATGTACGAG GGGCTGGAGGTCGTGTTCCGGGTGGGCCTGGCCCTGCTGCAGGTGAACCAGATGGAGCTGATGCAGCTAGACATGGAAGGGATGTCCCAG TACTTCCAGAGGGTGATCCCCCACCAGTTTGACAGCTGCCCCGACAAGCTGATCCTCAAGGCCTATCAGGTCAAGTACAACCCCAAGAAAATGAAGAG GCTGGAGAAGGAGTACGCCGCCATGAAGAGCAAGGAGATGGAGGAGCAGATTGAGATCAAA aggcTTCGGACAGAGAACCGGCTCCTGAAACAGCGGATCGAGACCCTGGAGAAG GAGAGCGCCGCTCTGGCTGATAGGTTAATCCAG GGGCAGGTGACACGGGCGCAGGAGGCTGAGGAGAATTACGTCATCAAGCGGGAGCTGGCGGTGGTGCGGCAGCAGTGCAGCTCGGCCACCGAGGACCTGCAGAAGGCACAGAGCACCATCCGGCAGCTGCAGGAGCAGCAG GAGAACCCGCGCCTCACCGAGGACTTCGTGACGCACCTGGAGACGGAGTTGGAACAGTCACGGCTGCGGGAGACGGAAACGCTGGGGGCGCTGCGGGAGATGCAGGACAAGGTCCTGGACATGGAGAAG AGGAACAGCTCGCTGCCGGACGAGAACAACGTGGCCCGGCTGCAGGAGGAGCTGAAGGCGCTCAAGGTGCGGGAGGGCGAGGCGGTGGCGGCCGCCAGGGAGCTGAAGCTGCAGTTGCAGGAGCTGTCTGACACCTGGCAG GCCCACCTGTCCCGCGGAGGCCGCTGGAAGGAGTCCCCACGGAAGCTGGTCCTGGGCGAGCTGCAGGACGAGCTGATGAGCGTGCGTCTGCGCGAGGCCCAGGCTCTGGCCGACGGCCGTGAGCTGCGGCAGCGTGTggtggagctggagacacag GACCACATCCACCGTAACCTGCTGAACCGCATGGAGGTGGAGCGCACGGGGCTGCAGGAAAAACTGCAGTACTTGGGGGCCCAGAACAAGGGGCTTCAGACCCAGCTCAGCGAAAGCCGCCGCAAGCAGGCCGAGGCCGAGTGCAAG aGCAAGGAGGAGGTGATGGCCGTGCGCCTGCGGGAGGCAGACAGCATGGCAGCAGTAGCGGAAATGAGGCAACGCATCGCCGAGCTAGAGATCCAG AGGGAGGAGGGCCGCATCCAGGGCCAGCTGAACCACTCCGACTCCTCGCAGTACATCCGCGAACTCAAGGACCAGATCGAGGAGCTGAAGACGGAG GTGCGGCTGCTGAAGGGCCCGCCACCCTTCGAGGACCCACTGGCCTTCGATGGGCTGAGCCTGGCGCGGCACCTGGACGAAGACTCGCTGCCCTCGTCGGATGAGGAGCTGCTGGGCGTGGGCGTGGGCGCGGCGCTGCAGGACGCGCTCTACCCGCTGTCCCCGCGCGACGCGCGCTTCTTCCGCCGTCTGGAGCGGCCGGCCAAGGACAGCGAGGGCAGCTCGGACAGCGACGCTGATGAGCTAGCCCAGCCCTACAGCCAGGGCCTGGAGAACTGA
- the EVI5L gene encoding EVI5-like protein isoform X2 yields the protein METHSAQSCDTAPSRLTFLPTMASPTLSPDSSSHEALSAPTCSPTSDSENLSPDELELLAKLEEQNRLLEADSKSMRSMSGSRRNSGSSLVSSSSASSNLSHLEEDTWILWGRIANEWEEWRRRKEKLLKELIRKGIPHHFRAIVWQLLCSATDMPVKHQYSELLKMSSPCEKLIRRDIARTYPEHEFFKGQDSLGQEVLFNVMKAYSLVDREVGYCQGSAFIVGLLLMQMPEEEAFCVFVRLMQEYRLRELFKPSMAELGLCIYQFEYMLQEQLPDLNTHFRSQSFHTSMYASSWFLTLFLTTFPLPVATRVFDIFMYEGLEVVFRVGLALLQVNQMELMQLDMEGMSQYFQRVIPHQFDSCPDKLILKAYQVKYNPKKMKRLEKEYAAMKSKEMEEQIEIKRLRTENRLLKQRIETLEKGQVTRAQEAEENYVIKRELAVVRQQCSSATEDLQKAQSTIRQLQEQQENPRLTEDFVTHLETELEQSRLRETETLGALREMQDKVLDMEKRNSSLPDENNVARLQEELKALKVREGEAVAAARELKLQLQELSDTWQAHLSRGGRWKESPRKLVLGELQDELMSVRLREAQALADGRELRQRVVELETQDHIHRNLLNRMEVERTGLQEKLQYLGAQNKGLQTQLSESRRKQAEAECKSKEEVMAVRLREADSMAAVAEMRQRIAELEIQREEGRIQGQLNHSDSSQYIRELKDQIEELKTEVRLLKGPPPFEDPLAFDGLSLARHLDEDSLPSSDEELLGVGVGAALQDALYPLSPRDARFFRRLERPAKDSEGSSDSDADELAQPYSQGLEN from the exons AGCTGTGACACTGCCCCCTCACGGCTAACGTTCCTGCCCACCATGGCGAGCCCCACGCTGAGCCCCGACTCCTCATCCCATGAGGCCCTATCGGCCCCCACGTGCTCCCCCACCTCTGACTCCGAGAACCTCAGCCCTGATGAGCTGGAGCTGCTGGCCAAGCTCGAAGAACAGAACCG GCTCCTGGAGGCCGACTCCAAGTCCATGCGCTCCATGAGCGGCTCCCGGCGCAACAGCGGCTCCTCGCTGGTGTCCAGCTCCTCGGCCTCCTCcaacctgagccacctggaagagGACACGTGGATCCTGTGGGGCCGCATCGCCAACGAGTGGGAGGAGTGGCGGCGCCGTAAGGAGAAGCTGCTCAAg GAACTGATCCGCAAGGGCATCCCACACCACTTCCGGGCCATCGTGTGGCAGCTGCTGTGTAGCGCCACCGACATGCCAGTCAAGCACCAGTACTCAGAACTGCTGAAGATGTCATCGCCCTGCGAGAAGCTGATCCGCAGGGACATTGCACGCACCTACCCGGAGCACGAGTTCTTCAAGGGCCAGGACAGCCTGGGCCAGGAGGTCCTCTTCAACGTCATGAAG GCGTACTCCCTGGTGGACCGCGAGGTGGGCTACTGCCAGGGCAGCGCCTTCATCGTGGGCCTCCTCCTCATGCAG ATGCCTGAGGAGGAGGCCTTCTGCGTGTTTGTTCGGCTCATGCAGGAGTACCGGCTGCGGGAGCTCTTCAAGCCCAGCATGGCCGAGTTGGGCCTCTGCATCTACCAGTTCGAGTATATGCTGCAG gagcagctccctGACTTGAACACCCACTTCCGCTCCCAGAGCTTCCACACGTCCATGTACGCCTCGTCCTGGTTCCTCACACTTTTCCTGACCACCTTCCCACTGCCCGTGGCCACCCGAGTCTTTGATATCTTCATGTACGAG GGGCTGGAGGTCGTGTTCCGGGTGGGCCTGGCCCTGCTGCAGGTGAACCAGATGGAGCTGATGCAGCTAGACATGGAAGGGATGTCCCAG TACTTCCAGAGGGTGATCCCCCACCAGTTTGACAGCTGCCCCGACAAGCTGATCCTCAAGGCCTATCAGGTCAAGTACAACCCCAAGAAAATGAAGAG GCTGGAGAAGGAGTACGCCGCCATGAAGAGCAAGGAGATGGAGGAGCAGATTGAGATCAAA aggcTTCGGACAGAGAACCGGCTCCTGAAACAGCGGATCGAGACCCTGGAGAAG GGGCAGGTGACACGGGCGCAGGAGGCTGAGGAGAATTACGTCATCAAGCGGGAGCTGGCGGTGGTGCGGCAGCAGTGCAGCTCGGCCACCGAGGACCTGCAGAAGGCACAGAGCACCATCCGGCAGCTGCAGGAGCAGCAG GAGAACCCGCGCCTCACCGAGGACTTCGTGACGCACCTGGAGACGGAGTTGGAACAGTCACGGCTGCGGGAGACGGAAACGCTGGGGGCGCTGCGGGAGATGCAGGACAAGGTCCTGGACATGGAGAAG AGGAACAGCTCGCTGCCGGACGAGAACAACGTGGCCCGGCTGCAGGAGGAGCTGAAGGCGCTCAAGGTGCGGGAGGGCGAGGCGGTGGCGGCCGCCAGGGAGCTGAAGCTGCAGTTGCAGGAGCTGTCTGACACCTGGCAG GCCCACCTGTCCCGCGGAGGCCGCTGGAAGGAGTCCCCACGGAAGCTGGTCCTGGGCGAGCTGCAGGACGAGCTGATGAGCGTGCGTCTGCGCGAGGCCCAGGCTCTGGCCGACGGCCGTGAGCTGCGGCAGCGTGTggtggagctggagacacag GACCACATCCACCGTAACCTGCTGAACCGCATGGAGGTGGAGCGCACGGGGCTGCAGGAAAAACTGCAGTACTTGGGGGCCCAGAACAAGGGGCTTCAGACCCAGCTCAGCGAAAGCCGCCGCAAGCAGGCCGAGGCCGAGTGCAAG aGCAAGGAGGAGGTGATGGCCGTGCGCCTGCGGGAGGCAGACAGCATGGCAGCAGTAGCGGAAATGAGGCAACGCATCGCCGAGCTAGAGATCCAG AGGGAGGAGGGCCGCATCCAGGGCCAGCTGAACCACTCCGACTCCTCGCAGTACATCCGCGAACTCAAGGACCAGATCGAGGAGCTGAAGACGGAG GTGCGGCTGCTGAAGGGCCCGCCACCCTTCGAGGACCCACTGGCCTTCGATGGGCTGAGCCTGGCGCGGCACCTGGACGAAGACTCGCTGCCCTCGTCGGATGAGGAGCTGCTGGGCGTGGGCGTGGGCGCGGCGCTGCAGGACGCGCTCTACCCGCTGTCCCCGCGCGACGCGCGCTTCTTCCGCCGTCTGGAGCGGCCGGCCAAGGACAGCGAGGGCAGCTCGGACAGCGACGCTGATGAGCTAGCCCAGCCCTACAGCCAGGGCCTGGAGAACTGA